A region of Phaeodactylum tricornutum CCAP 1055/1 chromosome 14, whole genome shotgun sequence DNA encodes the following proteins:
- a CDS encoding predicted protein: MNGGDAHGIKRVRTNREGRGQSIQKGTSMTDPIASERSDNGVAGLAHEKETEVPTAAVATVPPPLEALSTGIDAGEEPSSQGIDKGPPHEGMGTTSVATNPSDSERVHVRDDGADLLVANKSDSSQGAGESYSNVDIGTKGDDRKQNNAFSRRESRSSDIANGKETITDVSKEESAEKIDMLGTNNDQDIGMDETDTATFQTGSSALKIGPKPSESNKSTTQVQGRNHSEEIESEETQSEEDDDKPLSATGEFGPKTKFGMEPASILKKGSIVAKEKKTSQKIHGWYTTNESKKRKTVVAVKPPPSQLEAKTPPTSTLTTPASSSGLIVPKQSNAEAIEDKVTVSSTASMKAKGPTSTETMAVAVVNTECPSTEAVGRQNDAARVRRQATSEYRALNKPSIR; encoded by the exons ATGAACGGTGGTGATGCACACGGCATCAAACGCGTACGAACCAATCGAGAAGGACGAGGTCAATCTATTCAAAAGGGTACCAGCATGACGGATCCAATCGCGTCGGAAAGAAGCGACAATGGAGTTGCGGGATTGGCGCACGAAAAGGAAACCGAAGTTCCCACAGCCGCAGTGGCTACCGTGCCGCCGCCACTGGAAGCGCTATCCACCGGAATTGACGCTGGCGAAGAACCGTCTTCGCAAGGAATCGACAAGGGTCCTCCGCACGAAGGAATGGGTACGACGAGCGTCGCAACGAATCCAAGCGATAGCGAACGGGTACATGTGCGAGACGATGGTGCGGATCTCCTCGTCGCCAACAAGTCCGATTCATCCCAAGGTGCTGGAGAGTCTTACAGCAACGTCGATATTGGAACGAAGGGTGAcgaccgaaaacaaaacaatGCATTCAGCCGTAGAGAATCAAGAAGCTCAGACATTGCTAACGGGAAAGAAACAATTACCGACGTATCAAAGGAAGAATCTGCTGAAAAGATAGACATGCTTGGCACAAATAACGACCAGGATATTGGGATGGACGAGACCGATACTGCCACGTTCCAGACGGGATCTTCAGCTCTTAAGATTGGACCCAAGCCTTCAGAATCGAACAAATCTACAACTCAGGTCCAAGGTCGAAATCATTCGGAAGAGATCGAATCAGAGGAGACGCAATCGGAGGAAGATGATGATAAACCCTTGTCTGCTACTGGGGAGTTTGGGCCCAAGACAAAGTTTGGTATGGAACCAGCGtcgattttgaaaaaaggtAGTATTGTTGCTAAGGAAAAAAAAACCTCTCAGAAAATACACGGATGGTACACGACGAATGAAtccaaaaagagaaagactGTTGTCGCGGTAAAGCCACCACCGTCGCAATTGGAAGCGAAGACTCCgccaacttctactcttaCAACTCCTGCTTCATCCTCTGGGCTGATTGTTCCCAAACAATCCAATGCAGAAGCCATTGAGGATAAGGTCACGGTTTCTTCGACCGCATCAATGAAGGCGAAGGGTCCAACTTCGACCGAAACCATGGCCGTAGCGGTTGTGAACACCGAATGC CCTTCGACGGAAGCTGTCGGCCGCCAAAACGATGCTGCTCGCGTCAGGCGACAAGCAACGAGCGAATATCGAGCACTTAACAAACCGAGCATCCGATAA